Within Syntrophales bacterium, the genomic segment GTTTTAGGGACGTTTGCATAACTACTTTTCTGGTCATTGCGAGGAGCAAAGCGACGTGGCAATCTATTTGTAATTACAGATAATTTGAGATTGCTTCACTGCGTTCGCAATGACATTGTGGGTATTATGCAAAGCTTTCTTTTAGATTGTAGGGTCGGGTTTTATGCCCGACCGCAAGCGGTGGTATATAAAATGCCACCCTACAAAGTTGTCGAAACCTGTGCTGACTTTCCACAAAATGGTTCTGAGCGAAGAAAACTAACTTTTTACGGGCGCATCAGATTTAAGTCTTTACTGAAATAAATTGCAGTAAAGGATTCATTTTTGGGGAAGCGGGCCATAGAATGGTCGAAACCGAAACTTGTACTGAATTTATTTCGGTAAAATGTTCTGACCATCAAAAAACCATATTTTCAAAGTTCTTGCTTAGAACTTAGCACCTAAAAGGTTAGATTAAAACAGGGAAGGTGTTCCTATTGAAAAAGTGTATATTTCTTCTTTTTGCATTCTTTATTGTATCCATTGGCTGTGCTACGAATCAGGATTTGAAGAAGGTTCAACAAAATCTTAGAGGGGAAATACTTGATCTGCAAAAGGAAGTGAAAGAGAGTGTTGAGTCAAGCAAATCTTTACGGAAAGGGCAGGCCGATATATCTGCCGATATGACTGATCTGAGAGACGATGTTCAAAAATTCAGGGGAGTTGTTGAGGAATTGAATAGAGATGTCCAGACTGTACGTAAGGAGAACAATGCTGGTGCGGCTATCAGCAAACAGTTAAAGGAAATCTCCTTCAGAATAAATTACATAGAAAATTTCCTCGGAATAGGCGAGAAAAAAAAGCCTCTGGAAGGTGTTGAAAAAAAGGAAAAAGGAGATATCACCCCAAAGGATACAACGAAGGAAAATGTAGATAAAGAGGCGGCATACTCGGCGGCTTACAAAACTTTTAAAGAGGGAAAATACGACGGGGCAATGGTTCAGTTTCAAAGATTCCTGAAACTGTTTCCGGACACAGAGTATTCAGATAATGCCCAATTCTGGATCGGGGAATGTTACTTCTTTAAAGAGGATTATGAAAAGGCAATCCTCGAATATCAAAAGGTTATTAAAAACTATTCCCGGGGGAATAAGGTCTCTTATGCATTGTTAAAACAGGGGCAGTCCTTTTTGAGACTTGGTGATAAATCAAGCGCCAAACTTCTCTTGCAGCAGGTTATAAAAGATTATCCCAATACAAACCAGGCCAAAACAGCAAGAGCGAAGTTGACTGAAATCAAGTAAAGAAACAGATCAATCGATAAATATCGGTTCTATGCCGGGCGGGATGTCAAGATCGAAGATGGCAGGGTTCACATTCTGTGTGAGCTGAGTATCTGAATACCGTATACGGGTATTTAATTTACGAGGTTTTCCAGTTATAATTGTTACTTTTCCTGGAATCGAT encodes:
- the ybgF gene encoding tol-pal system protein YbgF; protein product: MKKCIFLLFAFFIVSIGCATNQDLKKVQQNLRGEILDLQKEVKESVESSKSLRKGQADISADMTDLRDDVQKFRGVVEELNRDVQTVRKENNAGAAISKQLKEISFRINYIENFLGIGEKKKPLEGVEKKEKGDITPKDTTKENVDKEAAYSAAYKTFKEGKYDGAMVQFQRFLKLFPDTEYSDNAQFWIGECYFFKEDYEKAILEYQKVIKNYSRGNKVSYALLKQGQSFLRLGDKSSAKLLLQQVIKDYPNTNQAKTARAKLTEIK